A DNA window from Helianthus annuus cultivar XRQ/B chromosome 15, HanXRQr2.0-SUNRISE, whole genome shotgun sequence contains the following coding sequences:
- the LOC110914468 gene encoding uncharacterized protein LOC110914468, producing the protein MNLDVNMEGVDVVIPVESVKQVNDRFANTLYGYFLGKRLAFPVVEYFAKNSWAKYGLNRLMMNAKGFFFFKFNSKKGLEKLLEDGPWMIRNVPIILNEWSPSVKMHDVPLAAFTEDGLSLLASKVGDPKMLDSYTASMCAESWGRSSFARALIEVHADCDLKKNVKVAIPGLEGNGFMTTEVKIEYDWEPIRCAGCCVFGHDDKSCPKNPIKVADEGIKTDADGFRDFKGKNKKGGQNGIQINNKKTKMVYRPVIKNQAKSQADRASSSTAKVQKTAAGSSLAIQSRPPHQPQADPQYEKPSSNPHAEVNGYKPHPKMNQ; encoded by the exons ATGAATTTGGATGTTAACATGGAAGGAGTGGATGTTGTTATTCCGGTTGAGTCGGTTAAACAAGTAAACGACAGATTCGCTAACACTTTATACGGGTATTTCTTGGGTAAACGTTTGGCGTTTCCTGTTGTGGAATATTTTGCAAAAAACAGTTGGGCGAAATATGGTCTAAATCGATTAATGATGAATGCGAAGggatttttcttttttaagttcAACTCAAAGAAGGGATTGGAAAAACTATTGGAAGATGGCCCATGGATGATTCGGAACGTCCCTATTATCTTGAATGAATGGTCTCCATCG GTGAAGATGCACGATGTACCTTTAGCGGCCTTTACTGAAGATGGTCTGAGTTTGTTAGCTTCTAAAGTGGGTGATCCGAAGATGTTAGACTCATACACGGCTTCTATGTGTGCTGAATCATGGGGTAGGAGCAGTTTTGCTAGAGCCCTTATTGAGGTTCACGCTGACTGTGATCTAAAAAAGAATGTCAAGGTTGCGATCCCGGGGTTGGAAGGTAATGGTTTCATGACGACTGAGGTTAAAATAGAGTATGACTGGGAACCAATTAGGTGTGCTGGGTGCTGTGTCTTTGGGCATGATGACAAATCCTGCCCGAAGAACCCGATAAAGGTGGCTGATGAGGGTATTAAGACGGATGCAGATGGCTTTCGGGATTTTAAAGGGAAGAACAAGAAAGGCGGCCAGAATGGAATCCAGATTAATAATAAGAAGACGAAGATGGTTTACCGTCCGGTTATTAAAAACCAAGCTAAATCCCAAGCGGATAGGGCTTCTTCGTCTACGGCCAAGGTTCAG AAAACAGCCGCTGGTTCCTCTCTTGCCATACAAAGTAGACCGCCGCACCAACCACAAGCCGACCCACAATATGAAAAACCTTCTTCGAATCCGCATGCTGAAGTAAATGGTTATAAACCGCATCCCAAGATGAATCAATAG